The genomic stretch AGCCGGATGCCGTTTTAGGTATGGGCGGCTATGTGAGTGGTCCGGGTGGTATCGCGGCTTGGTTAAGCGGTATCCCGGTTGTTCTACACGAACAAAACGCGGTTGCAGGTTTAACAAATCAATGGCTATCAAAGATCGCTAAGAAAGTCTTTCAAGCGTTTCCCGGCGCATTTCCTTCTGCGGCGGTTGTCGGTAACCCAGTACGTGAAGATGTGACTCAACTTGAAGAGCCGTCAGTACGTATGCAAGATCGCCAGGATCCTATTCGAATCTTGGTGATGGGCGGAAGCCAGGGTGCGCGTATTCTTAATCAGACTCTTCCCGCGGTAATGGCAAATCTTGGTGAAACGTACTGCATTCGTCATCAGGCAGGTAAGGGCGCAGCTCAAGAAGTACAGGCGGCTTATCAGGAGCACAAGGTGAGCAATGCTGAAGTAACCGAATTTATCGATGATGTGGCCGAAGCCTATGCATGGGCTGATTTACTGGTGTGCCGTTCAGGCGCACTGACGGTATCCGAAGTGTCTGCTGCTGGTGTCGGCGCTATTTTTGTTCCGTTTATGCATAAAGACCGTCAACAGGCACTGAATGCCGACCACTTAGTGGAATGCGGTGCTGCGAAGATGATTGAACAACCTGATTTAACCGTGGAGTCTTTGACTCAACAGATCCAACAATTGGATCGCCAAGCTTTACTTTCAATGGCTCAAAAGGCACGCAGTGCCGCAAAATTAGATGCTGACAAAGTTGTCGCACAAGCCATTGTCGCTTTGACCGAAAAGCGTTAACGAATTATTGAGAATCGAATTAATGACTATCCAACATACACAAGACTTAGCTCAGATTCGCGCGATGGTACCAGAAATGCGTCGCGTGAAATGCATCCACTTCATCGGTATCGGTGGTGCGGGCATGAGCGGCATTGCTGAAGTTCTTCTAAACGAAGGTTATGAAATCACGGGTTCAGACTTGTCTGAAAACCCAGTAACCGAGCGCTTAGTGTCGAAAGGGGCAACCGTATTTATTGGTCACCAAGCAAGTAATGTCGAAAAGGCTAGTGTGGTAGTCGTTTCCACCGCGATTAACGAAGAAAACCCTGAAGTCATGGCGGCTCGTGAATTGCGTATTCCTATTGTTCGCCGAGCAGAAATGCTGGCTGAACTGATGCGATTCCGTCATGGTATCGCTGTTGCGGGTACACATGGTAAAACCACCACCACAGCACTAGTCACACAAATCTATTCCGAAGCAGGCCTTGATCCTACGTTTGTAAACGGCGGTCTAGTAAAGAGCGCGGGCACCAATGCGCGCTTGGGCTCTAGCCGTATTCTGATTGCAGAAGCGGATGAGAGCGACGCCTCTTTCTTGCACCTGCAACCTATGGTGAGCATCGTTACCAACATCGAAGCTGACCACATGGATACCTACGGTGGTGACTTCGAAACATTGAAACAAACCTTCATTGATTTTCTTCACAACCTGCCGTTTTATGGCCAAGCCATTGTCTGTATCGATGATCCAGTGATTCGTGAGCTGATTCCGCGTATTAGCCGTCAAGTGATCACCTACGGCTTTTCTGACGATGCGGACGTACGTATCGAAAATTATCATCAAGAAGGTCAGCAAGGTAAATTTACAGTAGTACGTAAAGGTCGAGCTAACCTCGATATCACGCTAAACATTCCAGGCCGTCACAATGCGTTGAACGCATCAGCAGCAATAGCGGTCGCAACGGAAGACGACATTGAAGATGACGCGATTCTAAAAGCGATGGCGGGTACTCAAGGTACTGGTCGCCGTTTTGATCACCTTGGTGAGTTTGATACAGGTAACGGTCATGCGATGTTAGTCGATGATTACGGTCATCACCCAACGGAAGTTGACGTCACCATTAATGCAGCTCGCAGTGGTTGGCAAGATAAGCGATTGGTTATGATTTTCCAACCACATCGTTACAGTCGCACTCGTGACCTTTACGATGATTTTGCAAACGTGCTTGAGCAGGTTGATGTATTGATCATGCTTGACGTGTATGCCGCGGGTGAAAAACCGATTGCCGGCGCGGATGGACGCTCTTTGTGCCGTACGATTCGCAGCCGAGGTAAAGTAGATCCGATTTTTGTTCCAGAAATCGAGCAATTACCATCAGTTTTGGCTAACGTTATACAAGACGGCGACCTAATTTTAACGCAAGGTGCTGGTGATGTTGGTAAAGTTGCCAAACAGCTGGCTAATCTTGAGTTAAATATAAACAAGATGCTTGGATAAGTCAGAGTGATGACGCAAAGAACAGATAAGACTCAGATCTCGATTTTGCGTCAAGATCGTTGTGATTTATTGTTATCAGTGTTTGATAGTTTACAAGAGCTCAGTATAATCCCAAGGTTAAAGTCAATACTTTTGCCGATACGATATTATGCGGTGAAAAGTACACGACAAAAGTCAGGAAACGAAGACGTTGTTGAATATTGCACTTAATGAAGAGCGACTAAACACGGACAATAACCGTGGTCGCCAAGATAAAATCTTGGGTGCGCTATTTTTCGTTGTGGTTGTGACCTTAATTAGTTCTGTTTTGTACTCGGCGATTAGTTGGATGTGGGATGACCAAAGGTTACCTCTCTCCAAAATAGTGCTTCAAGGTAAATTGGAGTACGTCAAAGCTGACGATGTTCAGGCTGCATTTAGTCGAATAGATCACATCGGTACATTCATGTCTCAGGATATTGATGTATTACAGCAAAGTGTTGAAGCATTGCCGTGGGTTGCTCATGCAGCGATTCGCAAGCAGTGGCCCGATACAGTAAAAGTTTTCTTAACAGAGCATCAACCCGAAGCCATTTGGAATGGCAACGAACTATTAGATAAAAACGGTTTGGTTTTCGATGGTGATGTTGCTTTGTTAAAGGACGAGAAAGTTAAGTTGTATGGACCCAAAGACACTGGCCCGGAAGTGTTACAAACTTACCGCGAACTGAGTCCTAAGTTTCAACAATTGGGTTTAGCGATATCGTCTCTGGTGTTAAACGAGCGACGAGCTTGGCAAATCATCCTAGATAACGGTATTCGATTAGAGCTTGGTAAAGAGTCTCTTCTTGAGCGTATAGAGCGCTTTTTTTCGCTCTATAACAAGCTTGGCAGTGACACGCAACGAATCAGTTATATCGATCTCAGGTACGATACAGGAGCCGCAGTCGGTTGGTTTCCTGAAGAAGAGTTAGAAGAGAGTACAGATGACTAAGGCCGCAGATGACAACATTATTGTTGGTCTTGATATAGGCACTGCAACCGTATCAGCTCTAGTGGGTGAGATTCTACCTGATGGCCAAATTAATATTATTGGTGCGGGTAGTAGCCCTTCGCGTGGCATGGATAAAGGTGGCGTGAATGACTTGGAGTCGGTTGTAAAATCAGTACAACGTGCAATTGATCAAGCTGAGCTAATGGCCGAGTGCCAAATCAGCCGAGTCTTCATTTCGTTGTCTGGTAAGCATATCGCAAGCCGAATTGAAAAAGGCATGGGCACCATATCAGACGAGGAAGTTTCTCAAGAAGATATGGACAGAGCGATCCATACCGCGAAATCAATTAAAATCGGTGATGAACAGCGAATCCTTCACGTGATTCCTCAAGAGTTCACCATCGACTATCAAGAAGGGATCAAAAACCCTCTTGGTTTATCAGGGGTAAGAATGGAAGTCAGTGTCCATCTTATCTCGTGTCATAATGACATGGCACGCAATATTATTAAGGCAGTAGAGCGCTGCGGCCTTAAAGTAGAGCAACTTGTGTTTTCAGGGCTTGCTGCAAGTAATGCGGTAATCACCGAGGATGAAAGAGAGCTCGGAGTTTGTGTGGTAGATATTGGCGCCGGCACGATGGATGTGGCTATCTGGACTGGTGGTGCGTTACGTCACACAGAAGTATTTTCGTACGCAGGAAATGCTGTAACGAGCGATATTGCTTTTGCTTTTGGTACGCCAGTGAGCGATGCTGAAGAAATAAAAGTCAAATATGGCTGTGCTTTGAGTGAACTGGTCAGTAAGGATGACACGGTTAATGTCCCAAGCGTAGGAGGACGTCCTTCACGTAGTCTACAGCGTCAGACTTTATCTGAAGTGATTGAGCCACGATACTCTGAGCTTATGGGATTAGTTAACCAAACTATCGACTCTGTACAAGCGAAACTGCGCGAAGAGGGCATTAAGCACCATCTTGCTGCGGGTGTAGTTCTAACCGGCGGTGCTGCGCAAATTGACGGAGTAGTAGAATGTGCGGAGCGCGTATTCCGCAATCAAGTAAGGGTCGGCAAACCGCTCGAAGTCAGCGGGCTAACTGACTATGTAAAAGAGCCGTACCATTCTACGGCAGTTGGATTACTTCATTACGCAAGAGACATGCAGTCTAGCGACGATAGCGATTACAATGAACCTAAACGCTCATCTGTTACTGGCTTTTTCGATAAATTGCGTAATTGGATACAAAAAGAGTTTTAACCTGAGTTGCAGGATAAACGGAGACAACACATGTTTGAACCGATGATGGAAATGTCTGACGATGCAGTAATCAAGGTCGTTGGAGTTGGTGGCGGCGGTGGTAACGCCGTTGAACACATGGTGCGTGAATCCATCGAAGGTGTGGAATTCATCAGCGTCAACACTGATGCGCAAGCACTTCGTAAGACAAGCGTTGGCAATGTCATTCAGATTGGTGGTGATATCACTAAAGGTCTGGGTGCAGGTGCGAATCCACAAGTTGGCCGTGAGGCAGCTCTCGAAGACAGAGATAGAATTAAAGATTCCCTAACTGGTGCCGATATGGTGTTTATCGCAGCTGGTATGGGCGGTGGTACAGGTACTGGTGCAGCACCTGTTATTGCTGAAGTGGCGAAAGAGCTAGGTATTCTGACGGTAGCGGTTGTAACAAAACCGTTCAGCTTTGAAGGCAAAAAGCGTTTAGCGTTTGCTGAGCAAGGCATCGATGAGTTATCTAAGCACGTTGACTCGTTAATTACGATTCCAAACGAGAAGCTACTTAAAGTTCTTGGTCGTGGCGTAACATTGCTTGAAGCATTTGCGAGTGCGAATGACGTTCTTAAGAATGCAGTTCAAGGTATCGCCGAGCTAATCACTCGCCCTGGTATGATCAACGTCGACTTTGCAGACGTACGTACAGTGATGTCTGAAATGGGTCACGCGATGATGGGTAGTGGTATTGCGAAAGGTGAAGACCGAGCTGAAGAAGCGGCTGAGATGGCAATTTCTAGCCCACTTCTAGAAGATATCGATCTTGCTGGTGCTCGCGGTGTTCTTGTTAACATCACTGCTGGTCTGGACATGCGTCTTGATGAGTTTGAGACAGTTGGTAACACAGTGAAGGCATTTGCATCTGACAATGCAACCGTGGTTATCGGTACTTCTCTAGACCCAGATATGACAGATGAAATCCGTGTGACTGTAGTTGCGACAGGTATTGGCAATGAAAGAAAGCCAGATATCACGCTAGTCGCTGGTGGTAAAGCAAAAGTAGCTTCGGCTCCTCAAGCTCAGCCACAACAAGTTGCGGCAACGCAAGCTGAAGAAAAGCCGGCACAAACTTTGCAAAATCAAGTGCAAGATAAGCCACAGGTAACTCCTCAGCCGACAAACACAGTTTCTTCTTCTCCTGCCGCGGGCCAAAGCTCAGCAGCACCAAAGCAAGAGAAAGAAAGCGGTTACTTAGATATCCCGGCATTTTTACGTCGTCAGGCTGATTAATCTTTAACCCATAAATTTGACATGGCTCAAAATTATGGTAGCATTCACGGTCGACGTTACAGACGACCGTGTTTTGTAGCATATTTTAGAGAGGCAAGCAGATGATCAGACAACGTACTCTGAAAGAAATAGTGAAAACTACTGGTGTGGGTCTCCACTCTGGTCGTAAAGTCACGCTTACTCTGCGCCCGGCTGCTGCAAACACAGGTATTATTTACCGTCGTACAGATGTAAATCCACCTGTAGATTTTCCAGCTGATCCAGCTTCTGTTCGTGACACTATGCTTTGTACTGCATTAGTGAACGACGAAGGTGTGCGTATTTCAACGGTTGAACACTTGAACGCTGCACTTGCAGGTATGGGCATCGACAACATTATTGTTGAAGTTGACGCTCCTGAAATCCCAATTATGGATGGTAGCGCAAGTCCGTTCGTTTACCTGCTTCAGCAAGCGGGTATCGAAATGCAAAACGTTCCTAAGCGTTTTATCCGCATTAAAAAGCCAGTTCGTTTTGAAGATGGCGATAAGTGGGCAGAATTTGTTCCATTTAACGGCTTCCGTATGGACTTCGAAATTGACTTTAACCACCCTGCGATTGAATCAGACGAGCAGCGCCTGCTGTTTGATTTCTCATCTCAAGGTTTCGTTCGCGAAATTTCTCGTGCACGTACGTTTGGCTTTATGCGTGATATCGAGTACCTACAATCTCAAAACCTAGTTTTGGGTGGTAGTTTCGACAATGCTATCGTATTGGACGATTACCGAATTCTGAACGAAGAAGGTCTGCGCTTTGAGAACGAGTTTGTTACTCACAAGGTGTTAGATGCAATTGGTGACCTTTACATGTGTGGTCATCCAATTATTGGTGAATTCCGTGCTTATAAATCAGGTCACGGTTTAAACAACCAACTTCTACGCGCAGTTTTGGCGGATCAAGAAGCATGGGAATGGACAACTTTCGAAGAAGAAGTCGGTTCTCCAGTCGCTTTTGCAGAACCAAACATGGTGCTAGCATAAGTTAGTCAAAGAATATTAAAAACCAGGTTTCGACCTGGTTTTTTTCTATCTAAATTTTACCGCACTTGATGATGGTTGATGGTTATTGGCCAGATTTTTCTGCCATATCTGCGAGCCTTTTTAGTCGCTCTTGGATTTTTGGTGGGGCCATATCAGCGATGGTCATCAGTGATTGAGCTGCTGACTCAGTGAGTGGCGGGCGTTTTGGCCTATCGTCTTTCTCGTATCGATTACGATAAAGTGAAGGGTTGATCCGAACGTCGACACTTATCAATTTTGCATAACCTTGTGTGCGCAGTTTGTTTAAGATCATTAGACGATCGTAGTCGATCTTCATTTTGATGGCCGCGCTAGATACGTCTATCAGAAGATGGCCATTGCGAATATTTGCAACTCGGCAATGATCTGCCGTCCCTTTTGGTAAAATTGTTTGTAGAGCTTGGTTAAGCTGCAAGATTTCTCCGGCATGTTCTTGAATTTGCTTAAATTGAGACTC from Vibrio parahaemolyticus encodes the following:
- a CDS encoding DUF721 domain-containing protein — encoded protein: MRDHRPTSTEDVIAESQFKQIQEHAGEILQLNQALQTILPKGTADHCRVANIRNGHLLIDVSSAAIKMKIDYDRLMILNKLRTQGYAKLISVDVRINPSLYRNRYEKDDRPKRPPLTESAAQSLMTIADMAPPKIQERLKRLADMAEKSGQ
- the lpxC gene encoding UDP-3-O-acyl-N-acetylglucosamine deacetylase; this translates as MIRQRTLKEIVKTTGVGLHSGRKVTLTLRPAAANTGIIYRRTDVNPPVDFPADPASVRDTMLCTALVNDEGVRISTVEHLNAALAGMGIDNIIVEVDAPEIPIMDGSASPFVYLLQQAGIEMQNVPKRFIRIKKPVRFEDGDKWAEFVPFNGFRMDFEIDFNHPAIESDEQRLLFDFSSQGFVREISRARTFGFMRDIEYLQSQNLVLGGSFDNAIVLDDYRILNEEGLRFENEFVTHKVLDAIGDLYMCGHPIIGEFRAYKSGHGLNNQLLRAVLADQEAWEWTTFEEEVGSPVAFAEPNMVLA
- the murG gene encoding undecaprenyldiphospho-muramoylpentapeptide beta-N-acetylglucosaminyltransferase, whose product is MKQNKRLMVMAGGTGGHVFPGLAVAKQLQEQGWEIRWLGTADRMEADLVPKHGIEIDFIKVKGLRGQGVKRLLAAPFQIINAIMQARAHLKRWQPDAVLGMGGYVSGPGGIAAWLSGIPVVLHEQNAVAGLTNQWLSKIAKKVFQAFPGAFPSAAVVGNPVREDVTQLEEPSVRMQDRQDPIRILVMGGSQGARILNQTLPAVMANLGETYCIRHQAGKGAAQEVQAAYQEHKVSNAEVTEFIDDVAEAYAWADLLVCRSGALTVSEVSAAGVGAIFVPFMHKDRQQALNADHLVECGAAKMIEQPDLTVESLTQQIQQLDRQALLSMAQKARSAAKLDADKVVAQAIVALTEKR
- the murC gene encoding UDP-N-acetylmuramate--L-alanine ligase — translated: MTIQHTQDLAQIRAMVPEMRRVKCIHFIGIGGAGMSGIAEVLLNEGYEITGSDLSENPVTERLVSKGATVFIGHQASNVEKASVVVVSTAINEENPEVMAARELRIPIVRRAEMLAELMRFRHGIAVAGTHGKTTTTALVTQIYSEAGLDPTFVNGGLVKSAGTNARLGSSRILIAEADESDASFLHLQPMVSIVTNIEADHMDTYGGDFETLKQTFIDFLHNLPFYGQAIVCIDDPVIRELIPRISRQVITYGFSDDADVRIENYHQEGQQGKFTVVRKGRANLDITLNIPGRHNALNASAAIAVATEDDIEDDAILKAMAGTQGTGRRFDHLGEFDTGNGHAMLVDDYGHHPTEVDVTINAARSGWQDKRLVMIFQPHRYSRTRDLYDDFANVLEQVDVLIMLDVYAAGEKPIAGADGRSLCRTIRSRGKVDPIFVPEIEQLPSVLANVIQDGDLILTQGAGDVGKVAKQLANLELNINKMLG
- a CDS encoding cell division protein FtsQ/DivIB — its product is MLNIALNEERLNTDNNRGRQDKILGALFFVVVVTLISSVLYSAISWMWDDQRLPLSKIVLQGKLEYVKADDVQAAFSRIDHIGTFMSQDIDVLQQSVEALPWVAHAAIRKQWPDTVKVFLTEHQPEAIWNGNELLDKNGLVFDGDVALLKDEKVKLYGPKDTGPEVLQTYRELSPKFQQLGLAISSLVLNERRAWQIILDNGIRLELGKESLLERIERFFSLYNKLGSDTQRISYIDLRYDTGAAVGWFPEEELEESTDD
- the ftsZ gene encoding cell division protein FtsZ; translation: MFEPMMEMSDDAVIKVVGVGGGGGNAVEHMVRESIEGVEFISVNTDAQALRKTSVGNVIQIGGDITKGLGAGANPQVGREAALEDRDRIKDSLTGADMVFIAAGMGGGTGTGAAPVIAEVAKELGILTVAVVTKPFSFEGKKRLAFAEQGIDELSKHVDSLITIPNEKLLKVLGRGVTLLEAFASANDVLKNAVQGIAELITRPGMINVDFADVRTVMSEMGHAMMGSGIAKGEDRAEEAAEMAISSPLLEDIDLAGARGVLVNITAGLDMRLDEFETVGNTVKAFASDNATVVIGTSLDPDMTDEIRVTVVATGIGNERKPDITLVAGGKAKVASAPQAQPQQVAATQAEEKPAQTLQNQVQDKPQVTPQPTNTVSSSPAAGQSSAAPKQEKESGYLDIPAFLRRQAD
- the ftsA gene encoding cell division protein FtsA; the protein is MTKAADDNIIVGLDIGTATVSALVGEILPDGQINIIGAGSSPSRGMDKGGVNDLESVVKSVQRAIDQAELMAECQISRVFISLSGKHIASRIEKGMGTISDEEVSQEDMDRAIHTAKSIKIGDEQRILHVIPQEFTIDYQEGIKNPLGLSGVRMEVSVHLISCHNDMARNIIKAVERCGLKVEQLVFSGLAASNAVITEDERELGVCVVDIGAGTMDVAIWTGGALRHTEVFSYAGNAVTSDIAFAFGTPVSDAEEIKVKYGCALSELVSKDDTVNVPSVGGRPSRSLQRQTLSEVIEPRYSELMGLVNQTIDSVQAKLREEGIKHHLAAGVVLTGGAAQIDGVVECAERVFRNQVRVGKPLEVSGLTDYVKEPYHSTAVGLLHYARDMQSSDDSDYNEPKRSSVTGFFDKLRNWIQKEF